A part of Drosophila bipectinata strain 14024-0381.07 chromosome 3L, DbipHiC1v2, whole genome shotgun sequence genomic DNA contains:
- the SLC22A gene encoding organic cation transporter protein, whose product MAASEAPPAEVTVEVQPPPKDPEDVTLDAILKHLGQFGRFQLIIFVLICLPMMFHAMFSVTYVFTASTVTHRCHISECDSADSSYYESHTAFSIPHNGKDLDSCNRYTNYHLSQSNQSLLEDICVAENYQEKKAIACPDNKFVFRDDEVTISNDFGIFCDDEWKLSMVGTINNLGQFFGIPIGGYVADRYGRSFSIALGGIMGAVIGTIRSFSPSYAWFLVFEFLDNMTSSTLYSTCFVIGIELVGPRRRVLACSVITVFYAVGEVALAMFAKAFPDWRILLRITYMPSLILVVYFWILPESVRWLLSQGKEERAKGILRRAAKVNKRKLSESMLDKLVLANRDKLEQSAESRFPIREAFKNFKWRIANCSLCWIVHVLVYYGLSLNVVLLDGDKYNNFAYIALVEIPGFFLPLVIMDRFGRRFSLCGLMLTSGLCCIGTIFTGPEQPVLQLVMFLVGKLTITASFQVLYFFASEIYPTNLRNSLLSFCSMMGRFGSMLAPQTPLLAKYYANAPAMLFAGAAIGSGLLTLFFPETTNVVLPTTVQEADAIGVKKKPSQAKDLDLVAPASPPQ is encoded by the exons ATGGCGGCTAGCGAAGCACCGCCCGCGGAGGTGACAGTGGAGGTACAACCGCCGCCAAAGGATCCGGAGGACGTCACCCTGGACGCTATCCTGAAGCACCTGGGGCAATTCGGGCGCTTCCAGCTGATCATCTTCGTGCTCATTTGCCTCCCCATGATGTTCCACGCCATGTTCTCGGTCACCTATGTGTTCACGGCATCCACCGTGACGCACCGATGCCACATTTCGGAGTGCGATTCGGCGGACAGCTCCTACTATGAGAGCCACACGGCGTTCAGTATTCCGCACAACGGCAAGGATCTGGACTCCTGTAATCGGTATACCAACTACCATCTCTCCCAATCTAACCAGTCGCTGCTGGAGGACATCTGTGTGGCCGAAAACTACCAGGAAAAGAAGGCAATAGCATGTCCAGACAACAAATTCGTCTTTCGCGATGATGAAGTAACAATTTCAAATGAC TTTGGCATTTTCTGCGATGACGAATGGAAGCTATCCATGGTGGGTACGATTAATAACCTGGGACAATTCTTTGGTATTCCCATCGGCGGTTATGTGGCGGATCG CTATGGACGCAGTTTCTCGATCGCCCTGGGCGGAATAATGGGCGCCGTGATCGGCACTATTCGCTCGTTCTCGCCCAGCTATGCGTGGTTCCTGGTATTCGAGTTCCTGGACAACATGACCAGCAGCACGCTGTATTCCACCTGCTTCGTCATCGGAATCGAGTTGGTGGGGCCCCGACGGCGAGTGCTGGCCTGCAGCGTGATCACGGTCTTCTACGCCGTGGGTGAGGTGGCTCTGGCCATGTTCGCCAAGGCCTTCCCCGACTGGCGCATCCTGCTGCGCATCACCTACATGCCCTCGCTCATTCTGGTGGTCTACTTCTGGATCCTTCCGGAGAGCGTGCGCTGGCTGCTCAGCCAGGGCAAGGAGGAACGGGCCAAGGGCATTCTGCGCCGAGCCGCCAAGGTGAACAAGCGCAAGCTCTCGGAGAGTATGCTTGACAAGCTCGTCCTCGCCAACCGGGACAAGTTGGAGCAGTCGGCGGAGAGCAGGTTCCCCATCCGAGAAGCCTTCAAAAACTTCAAGTGGCGAATCGCCAACTGCTCCCTCTGCTGGATAGTCCACGTGTTGGTCTACTATGGCCTCAGTCTCAACGTGGTGCTCCTCGACGGTGACAAGTACAACAATTTCGCCTACATTGCGCTCGTGGAGATCCCCGGCTTCTTCTTGCCACTCGTCATCATGGACCGCTTCGGCAGGCGCTTCTCCCTCTGCGGCCTGATGCTCACCAGTGGCCTCTGTTGCATCGGAACGATCTTCACCGGGCCTGAGCAGCCGGTACTGCAGCTGGTCATGTTCCTCGTGGGCAAGCTGACTATCACGGCGAGCTTCCAGGTGCTGTACTTCTTCGCCTCTGAGATCTACCCCACCAATCTGCGCAACAGCCTGCTCAGCTTCTGCTCCATGATGGGCAGGTTCGGCTCCATGCTGGCGCCTCAAACGCCTCTTCTG GCCAAGTATTATGCCAACGCTCCGGCCATGCTCTTTGCCGGGGCCGCCATCGGGAGTGGTCTTCTTACTTTGTTCTTCCCTGAGACCACCAACGTCGTCCTGCCCACCACGGTACAGGAGGCGGACGCCATTGGCGTGAAGAAGAAACCTTCGCAGGCCAAGGACCTCGATCTAGTCGCACCGGCCAGCCCGCCGCAGTAA
- the PolH gene encoding DNA polymerase eta has protein sequence MATARSQISMQSKYDRVVLLVDMDCFFCQVEEKQNPEHRNKPLAVVQYNPWRGGGIIAVNYAARAKGVTRHMRGDEARDLCPEIVLCQVPNIREKADTSKYRDAGKEVANVLQRFTLLLERASVDEAYLDITETVNLRTKQMESGAFALKPQDLVNTYAVGYPDIGDYVNKITNRFANPYIDDERFQLSYDQNDLPAVRQSDVRLLIGAAVAGEVRAAVKKETGYECSAGIAHNKILAKLAAGLNKPNKQTILPLGEIPGFFDSLPVGKIKGLGGKFGEVVCETLGVKFLGQLCKFSEGELQRKYDEKNGTWLFNIARGIDLEAVTPRFYSKSIGCCKKFPGRNNITGLKSLQHWLGELASEINERLEKDFMENNRKAKQMVVQYIQEIDGHEVSSSRSQALKDYDKESLAKFALELIRSNTKTFLRAGSDSALNNAIKFLGISAGKFETVSNAQNKLQEMFANQAAKKRRISGEEPVLQPKVQSETKPKQTEESKMKSFFANYLQGAKKKEKKPATDEVENIPPEDAPKKSFFDEYKQKLKAVTQADGGPPVTSTPPEMKGSFFAKYLKQQRQESESVVENSEELQGLAEELDAIEADNSKDFDEDTIEEPVSVLEAQKSVLEKEVSVEKLKNKPTTSRDTEIMDTFPLKVSKENHPMDEPPLSEEDLMPSTSKRKFDQLDYKETYAEFAVPELRSDLLPMVQCDQCGAKIPDDVRSLQSHRDHHFAQDLSRQLKSEQREERQQSRPMEATKPTPPKKQKKAAGSGSTTASQTNSIAKFFSAKPIKEPPPSDVPMEQCSECKAFIKSVDMPEHLDYHVARNLQRELNQQDLRSRAAESEKEKSSPGQSKKQKQLNNTIGGPSKGSKTIVQFFSQKN, from the exons ATGGCCACTGCACGGAGCCAAATCAGTATGCAGAGCAAATACGACCGCGTGGTACTACTGGTCGACATGGACTGCTTCTTCTGCCAGGTAGAGGAGAAACAGAACCCAGAGCACCGAAACAAGCCGCTTGCCGTGGTGCAATACAACCCTTGGCGCGGGGGCGGCATCATCGCTGTGAACTACGCAGCTAGGGCCAAGGGAGTCACCCGGCACATGCGGGGCGACGAGGCGAGGGATCTCTGCCCCGAGATCGTCCTCTGCCAGGTGCCAAACATCCGCGAGAAGGCTGACACGAGCAAATACCGCGACGCCGGCAAGGAGGTGGCCAACGTCCTGCAGCGGTTCACGCTGCTTCTGGAACGCGCTTCTGTGGACGAGGCCTACTTGGACATAACGGAAACTGTGAACCTGCGCACCAAGCAGATGGAAAGC gGGGCCTTTGCTTTGAAGCCGCAAGACCTGGTGAACACTTATGCCGTGGGCTATCCGGACATCGGGGACTATGTGAACAAAATCACGAATCGGTTCGCCAACCCCTACATTGACGACGAGCGATTCCAGCTGTCCTATGACCAGAACGACCTGCCTGCCGTCCGGCAAAGCGACGTCAGACTGCTCATTGGGGCCGCTGTGGCCGGCGAAGTGCGGGCGGCTGTGAAGAAGGAGACTGGCTACGAGTGCTCTGCTGGCATAGCGCACAACAAGATTCTGGCCAAGCTGGCTGCTGGGCTGAACAAACCAAACAAGCAGACCATCCTTCCGCTGGGAGAGATTCCTGGCTTTTTTGACTCCCTGCCGGTGGGCAAGATTAAGGGCCTGGGGGGAAAGTTTGGCGAAGTAGTGTGCGAGACTCTAGGTGTCAAGTTCCTGGGCCAACTGTGCAAGTTCTCCGAGGGCGAGTTGCAGCGGAAATACGACGAAAAGAATGG CACCTGGCTTTTCAACATAGCACGGGGAATTGACCTGGAAGCAGTCACACCGAGGTTTTATTCAAAGAGCATTGGCTGTTGCAAGAAATTCCCGGGACGGAATAACATCACGGGCCTAAAGTCGCTCCAGCACTGGCTGGGGGAGCTCGCCTCCGAGATTAATGAACGGCTGGAGAAGGACTTCATGGAAAACAATCGCAAGGCCAAGCAAATGGTGGTGCAGTACATACAAGAGATTGACGGCCACGAAGTATCCAGCTCCCGGTCCCAAGCGCTCAAGGACTACGACAAGGAGTCCTTGGCCAAGTTCGCTCTAGAACTGATCAGGAGCAATACAAAGACATTCCTACGCGCTGGAAGTGATTCCGCGTTAAATAACGCCATAAAATTTCTGGGAATAAGCGCTGGAAAGTTCGAGACAGTGTCCAACGCCCAGAACAAGCTGCAGGAGATGTTCGCCAACCAGGCGGCTAAGAAACGGCGCATAAGTGGGGAGGAGCCGGTGCTGCAACCAAAGGTCCAGTCAGAAACAAAGCCCAAACAAACTGAGGAGTCCAAGATGAAGAGCTTCTTTGCCAACTACTTGCAAGGCgccaaaaagaaagaaaagaagcCCGCAACCGATGAGGTTGAAAATATTCCACCAGAGGATGCTCCCAAGAAGAGTTTCTTTGACGAATACAAGCAAAAGCTGAAGGCGGTAACACAGGCTGATGGTGGACCCCCTGTGACCTCAACGCCGCCAGAGATGAAGGGAAGCTTTTTTGCCAAATACCTTAAGCAACAAAGGCAGGAAAGCGAGTCCGTTGTTGAAAACTCCGAGGAGTTGCAAGGTTTGGCTGAGGAGCTAGACGCCATAGAGGCTGACAACTCGAAGGATTTCGACGAAGACACCATTGAGGAGCCAGTGTCGGTTTTAGAGGCTCAAAAGTCTGTGCTAGAGAAAGAGGTCTCggttgaaaaattgaaaaataaacctACTACCTCAAGAGACACTGAAATAATGGATACTTTCCCACTCAAAGTGTCAAAGGAAAATCATCCTATGGATGAACCCCCTCTCTCTGAAGAGGACCTCATGCCATCTACCTCAAAAAGGAAGTTCGATCAACTTGACTACAAGGAGACGTATGCCGAGTTTGCCGTACCAGAACTTCGTAGCGACCTCCTTCCAATGGTCCAGTGTGATCAGTGTGGCGCCAAGATACCAGACGACGTCAGGTCCCTGCAAAGTCATCGCGACCATCATTTTGCACAAGACCTTAGTCGCCAGCTGAAAAGCGAGCAGCGAGAGGAGCGCCAGCAAAGTCGCCCGATGGAGGCGACCAAACCGACTCCTCCTAAAAAGCAAAAGAAGGCTGCCGGATCAGGAAGCACCACTGCATCTCAGACCAATAGCATTGCCAAGTTCTTCAGTGCCAAGCCAATTAAAGAGCCCCCTCCCAGCGATGTTCCCATGGAGCAGTGCTCCGAATGCAAGGCGTTCATCAAGAGTGTGGATATGCCGGAGCACTTGGACTACCACGTGGCCAGAAACCTGCAGCGAGAGCTGAACCAACAGGATCTGCGCAGCCGCGCCGCAGAGTCGGAAAAAGAGAAATCTTCCCCGGGACAGTCCAAGAAGCAAAAGCAACTAAACAACACCATTGGCGGCCCATCCAAGGGAAGCAAGACCATTGTCCAGTTTTTCAGCCAAAAGAATTAG